In Blattabacterium cuenoti, a single window of DNA contains:
- a CDS encoding glycine--tRNA ligase yields MNQINLHFLVTHAKHYGFIYPSSEIYGGISSIYDYGPYGLELKKNIQKYWWKSMIQLHDNIVGLDSSILMHNAVWKASGHIEKFNDLSIDNKDSKKRYSPEILIKEFLLKTDQKNRKKFLERLNKYLLNNNLSDIESLIKELNIFDPISGSKNWTNIHLFNMMFKMNERQGGFFLRPETAQGIFTNFNNVKKSMRMKIPFGIAQVGKSFRNEIIARQFIFRMREFEQMELQFFISPKEEKKWYNYWKKLRLQWHLELNLGNNKYKMIEQNKLAHYASYGTDIKFNFPFGLKEIEGIHCRRDFDLKKHEFFSKKKFRVFKESKQDYNYIPYVIETSLGLDRILLAIYSSSLKLEKIQPPNGGSSNNRIVLKIPYYLSPIKAAIFPLVSKQGLPEIAKKIFNDIKIDYKLIYDAKSSIGKLYRRQDAIGTPICFTVDYDTIHNNTVTMRDRDTMQQKRIPIASISHILREKISMKKILKKLLYFSSNIGS; encoded by the coding sequence ATGAATCAAATAAATTTGCATTTTTTAGTAACTCATGCTAAACATTATGGATTTATTTACCCTTCTAGTGAAATTTATGGAGGAATAAGTTCTATTTATGATTATGGTCCATATGGACTAGAATTAAAAAAAAATATACAAAAATATTGGTGGAAATCTATGATTCAACTGCATGATAATATAGTTGGATTAGATTCATCTATTTTAATGCATAATGCTGTATGGAAAGCATCTGGACATATAGAAAAATTTAATGATTTATCAATTGATAATAAAGATTCTAAGAAGAGATATAGTCCAGAAATTTTAATAAAAGAATTTTTATTAAAAACAGATCAAAAAAATAGAAAAAAATTTTTAGAAAGATTGAATAAATATTTATTAAATAATAATTTATCTGATATTGAATCTTTAATAAAAGAATTAAATATTTTTGATCCAATTTCTGGATCCAAAAATTGGACGAATATTCATTTATTTAATATGATGTTTAAAATGAATGAAAGACAAGGAGGATTTTTTTTACGTCCAGAAACGGCTCAAGGAATTTTTACTAATTTTAATAATGTAAAAAAATCAATGAGAATGAAAATACCTTTTGGTATTGCACAAGTTGGAAAATCATTTAGAAATGAAATCATAGCTAGACAATTTATTTTTCGTATGCGTGAGTTTGAACAAATGGAACTACAATTTTTTATTTCTCCTAAAGAAGAAAAAAAATGGTATAATTATTGGAAAAAATTGCGTTTACAATGGCATTTAGAACTTAATTTGGGAAATAATAAATATAAAATGATAGAACAAAATAAATTAGCTCATTATGCAAGTTATGGAACAGATATAAAATTTAATTTTCCTTTTGGATTAAAAGAAATAGAAGGGATACATTGTCGTAGAGATTTTGATTTAAAAAAACATGAATTTTTTTCAAAAAAAAAATTTAGAGTTTTTAAAGAATCAAAACAAGATTATAATTATATTCCTTATGTCATTGAAACTTCACTTGGGTTAGATAGAATTTTATTAGCTATATATTCTTCTTCTTTAAAATTAGAAAAAATACAACCACCAAATGGTGGGAGTAGTAATAACAGGATTGTATTAAAAATTCCTTATTATTTGTCTCCTATAAAAGCAGCAATATTTCCATTAGTTTCAAAACAAGGTCTTCCAGAAATTGCAAAAAAAATATTTAATGATATCAAAATAGATTATAAATTAATTTATGACGCAAAAAGTTCAATTGGAAAATTATATAGAAGACAGGATGCTATAGGAACCCCTATTTGTTTTACTGTAGATTATGATACTATTCACAATAATACAGTCACTATGAGAGATAGAGATACTATGCAACAAAAAAGAATACCAATAGCTTCAATTTCCCATATTTTAAGAGAAAAAA